The genomic window GCGCGGTTCGGCACCGTCGCCGGCTCGGCCAACGTCCGCAACGAGGACTCGTAATCACGGTAGTTCTCCGCTATCGCCCCGGCGATACTGCGGTTGACGCTCTGCTCGCCGGCGTAATGCGTCGCCACGGCGCGCTCGCGCACCGACCGGTCGAGAACCACGCCGATGGTGGTGATCACGATCAGCAGCAGGGGAAACACGATCCAGAGGTAATGCTGGAAACGCTTCATCGATCCGGGATTCCCAAGGGTGGGAGGCGGGTTTGCGGGTGCAAGGCGACCGCTAAACCCACGCCTACGGCCGCCTACGGCCGCCTACGGCGCAGATAAAGCTATAGAGTAGCATAACGCCGGGGGCTTTGGGAATGCCCCCGGCCCGGCCCTTGCGGCCCCGTCGCCGCCCGCCGTCCTCAGACCAGCAGCGGGGTGACGAAGTAGACGATGAAGCCCGCCGTCACCACGTACATCAACGGATGGACCTCACCGAAGCGGCCGCGCAGCAGCTTGAGGAAGGTGAAGGTGATGAAGCCGATGCCGATGCCGTCGGTGATCGAGTAGGCCAGCGGCATGACGATGATCGTCAGGAAGGCGGGCAGGGCGGTGTCCCAGTTCTCGAAGTCGATCCGGGTCACCAGGGAGGCCATCAGGAAGCCGACGATGATCAGGGCCGGGGCGGTGGCCTGGGACGGGATGACGGCGATGACGGGGTGGAAGAAGATCGCCGCCAAGAAGAGGACGCCGACGGTGATCGGCGTCAGGCCGCTGCGTCCGCCGCTGGAGATCCCCGCGGCGCTCTCGATGTAGGTGGTCACGCTGGAAGCCCCGGCCAGGCCGCCGAAGGCCGCCGCCAGGCTGTCGACGAGAAGGATCCGCCGCAGGCGCGGGATCGAGCCGTCCTCGCCCAGGAAGCCCGCCTTCTCCCCGATGGCCACGATCGAGCCCATGGTGTCGAAGAAATCGGTCAGCATGACCGAGAAGATGGTCAGCACCCCACCCAGGACGCCCAGGACGCCGAAGATGGGCTCGAACTCCACGGCGGCGAAGGTGCTGAAGTCAGGAGCCGCCAGGATCCGCTCGGGCAGCACCGCCGTCCCGGGAGCGAAGCCCAGCTCCCCCGGTCCGGCGATGTAGTTGGCCCCGGTGGCCAGCAGCGTGGTGAACAGGATGCCGATCAGGATCCCGCCGCGGACCCCCTTGGCCAGCAACACCCCGGTGACGAACAGGCCGAGGATGACCGTCAGCACGGGAAAGCTCCACAGCTCGCCCAGGGAGACCAGGGTGGCCGGATCGTCGACGATGATCCCGCCGTTCTGCAGCCCCATCACCGTCAGGAACAGGCCGATGCCGACGGCGATGGCGTGCTTGAGCGGCAGGGGGATGGCGTGCATCACCCGCTCTCTGACCCGGGTCAGCACCAGGACGGTGATTACCAGCCCCTCGATCAGGAAGACGCCCATGGCGGCCCCGAAGCCGCCCAGTTGATGGGCCAGCGCCAGGGCGATGGCGTTGAGCCCCAT from Candidatus Coatesbacteria bacterium includes these protein-coding regions:
- a CDS encoding NCS2 family permease, with product MAWLERTFELTERGTTVKRELLAGLTTFLTMAYIVVVNPQFLNAFGAAPEIGWPVSAGVTATCLASGLMCILMGALSNYPIALASGMGLNAIALALAHQLGGFGAAMGVFLIEGLVITVLVLTRVRERVMHAIPLPLKHAIAVGIGLFLTVMGLQNGGIIVDDPATLVSLGELWSFPVLTVILGLFVTGVLLAKGVRGGILIGILFTTLLATGANYIAGPGELGFAPGTAVLPERILAAPDFSTFAAVEFEPIFGVLGVLGGVLTIFSVMLTDFFDTMGSIVAIGEKAGFLGEDGSIPRLRRILLVDSLAAAFGGLAGASSVTTYIESAAGISSGGRSGLTPITVGVLFLAAIFFHPVIAVIPSQATAPALIIVGFLMASLVTRIDFENWDTALPAFLTIIVMPLAYSITDGIGIGFITFTFLKLLRGRFGEVHPLMYVVTAGFIVYFVTPLLV